ATCCGCATAGTTCGGGCAGTCCGTGAATTCGCGTAAAAATTCCGGATGGGTCACGAAATGAGGATTCTTGGCCGCCAGGCCGCCACACACAAAAAGCCCGCCCAGCGGCAGGACATGCAGGGCGAACATCCGGCACACGCGGCCATAAAAACGGGCGAACCAGGCCGTGGTCTCGCTGTCCGGTCCGATTTCCGCCGCCACCTCGGCCGGGCTCAATTTTTTGCCGGTCAAAAACTCATGCATGAAGCCAAGGCCACGCCCCGAGGCCACCACGTCGCCACAGGCATGGGAGGCTCCCGTGCGCCGGAGGATAAACTCCTGAAAGGCGAATTCCCGCGCGGTCAAAAAAGCCAGGGGCGCATGCCCGGCCTCGGTCGGCACGGGAAGAAAACGCCCCGGAACATCCGGATGGGGAATCAGGGCACAGGCGCCAAGCCCCGTGCCCGCGCCAACGGCCGCGATGACGCCGGGCCGGGCCACTCCGGCCTGAACAACCGTGGCCGTGGACCGGACATGAGCCGTCAGACAGCCCAGGGCCTGGGCCACGAAATCGTTGATCAACACTGTCCGTGCCTCGGGCAGGCCGTCCCGACGGGCAAGGTCGATGTCCCAGGCGGCATTGGTCAACTGGCAGCGCCCGTCCCGAACCGGCCCGGCCACGGCCAGAACCGTGCCGGCAACGGAAGTGTCGCGCACGCCAAGTCCCACCCCGGCCAAACGCGTCAACATATCCGCGAAGGACACTGCCTCGGCTGTCGGCAGTTCGCGCGACAGCACAAGCCGGGGGTCCTGCGCCGATTCCATCTCGAACAGGCCGAAGCGGCTGTTGGTCGCGCCGATATCGGCGGCGAGAATCCGGGCCATATCAACCTCCTGGCGGCTCATGGCCTCCCACCAAACAAAAAACCCCGTTCAACGCGGGGCCTTCGGGACAATGCGGGCCATCTCATTTGCGGGCCAAGGTGGCGTCGCCTCCATCGGCGACAACGCGCTTGAAGCCATAGTCGAGCAGGCGCGCGGTTTCGACCTGGCGGATGGCCGCGCTCTGGGCACCGAGCACCACGGCCAGAAGTCTGGTCTTGCCGCGCTTGGCCGTGGCCGTGATGTTGTAGCCCGAAGCGCAAACAAAACCGGTCTTGAGGCCATCCACGCCCCGATACGTGCGCAACAGGGAATTGGCGTTGCGATGGGTAGCGCCGTGATACGTGTGGGTCGTCATGGAGTGCACGGACAAGGATTCGGGGAAGGTCCGCAAATAGGCCATGGAGAGCTTGGCGATGTCCCGAGCCGTGGACAGCTGGCCGGGCGCGGGCAGGCCATTGGGGTTGCGAAACCGGCTCTGGGTCATGCCCAGGGCCTTGGCCTTGGCGTTCATCTGCCGGACAAAATGGTTCATGTCTCCCTGGCCGAGATATTCGGCAATGGCCACGCAGGCGTTGTTGGCCGAAACGACGCTGATGCCCTTGATCAACTCGGTCAGCGGAACCCGCTCGCCCCGCCGCAGGCTCATGCTCGAACCACCGGTCCGCACCGCCAGGGAACTGACCGGAATGGGCGTCGAGCCCTTGAGACTCCCCCGAGCCATGGCCTCGCGAACCAGATACAGGGTCAAAAGCTTGGTGATGGACGCCGGAGCAATGGATTTGTCCGCGTTCTGCTCGAAATAGACCTTCCCCGTGCTCATATTGATGAGCAGCGCCGATTTGACGTTGAGATGCAGGTCCTTGGAGGCTCCACTCCGGACCGGAATGGCCGCCGATTTGCGCGCTTTCCGGCTACTCGTTCCCTTGCCCTTCGCCGCTGGCCGAAGCTTGGAGGACTTTTTCGATTTGACGGCAACTTTTTTCTGAGCCGACCGCGTCGTCGTGGACGACGCCTTGACCCGGGCCGGGGCCGTGGTCTTTTTCCGCACGGTCTTGCTGGCCGACTTTTTCACGCTTTTGGTGGGCCGTCCCTCTTTCTTGACCGCGCTCTTGCTTTTCGCGGCCGACACCGCCCCTTTTTTCTTGGCAGGCGCCGAGGGCTGAACCCGCGTTTTTTGGGGGGAGGTCGTGGCCTTGGATGCCTTGGACGACGTGGATGCCTGGACCGAGTTTCCGGACTTCGAGGACGGCGCCGCCGAGGTCGCCGGCCTGGGAGCCACGGACGCGCGGTACACGTCGGCGCGAGCCGGAACGCCCTCGCCGACCAAGGCCAGGGCCATCAGCCAAACCACCCAAAAAACCACGGATTTCATTGCATGTTTCTTTGCCATGGGCGTGCCTTAAATGTCCTCGATTCAATGGTCAAGAGCTGAAAAAAATATAAAATTAAGCATATTCAGATAGTTATACCACAATACATAAATTCGCG
This portion of the Deltaproteobacteria bacterium genome encodes:
- a CDS encoding glucokinase, which gives rise to MSRQEVDMARILAADIGATNSRFGLFEMESAQDPRLVLSRELPTAEAVSFADMLTRLAGVGLGVRDTSVAGTVLAVAGPVRDGRCQLTNAAWDIDLARRDGLPEARTVLINDFVAQALGCLTAHVRSTATVVQAGVARPGVIAAVGAGTGLGACALIPHPDVPGRFLPVPTEAGHAPLAFLTAREFAFQEFILRRTGASHACGDVVASGRGLGFMHEFLTGKKLSPAEVAAEIGPDSETTAWFARFYGRVCRMFALHVLPLGGLFVCGGLAAKNPHFVTHPEFLREFTDCPNYADLLAEIPIRRVTSPAAGLFGAAEYGRTLLDAAHD
- a CDS encoding D-alanyl-D-alanine carboxypeptidase, yielding MAKKHAMKSVVFWVVWLMALALVGEGVPARADVYRASVAPRPATSAAPSSKSGNSVQASTSSKASKATTSPQKTRVQPSAPAKKKGAVSAAKSKSAVKKEGRPTKSVKKSASKTVRKKTTAPARVKASSTTTRSAQKKVAVKSKKSSKLRPAAKGKGTSSRKARKSAAIPVRSGASKDLHLNVKSALLINMSTGKVYFEQNADKSIAPASITKLLTLYLVREAMARGSLKGSTPIPVSSLAVRTGGSSMSLRRGERVPLTELIKGISVVSANNACVAIAEYLGQGDMNHFVRQMNAKAKALGMTQSRFRNPNGLPAPGQLSTARDIAKLSMAYLRTFPESLSVHSMTTHTYHGATHRNANSLLRTYRGVDGLKTGFVCASGYNITATAKRGKTRLLAVVLGAQSAAIRQVETARLLDYGFKRVVADGGDATLARK